A genomic window from Gemmatimonadaceae bacterium includes:
- a CDS encoding PAS domain S-box protein, producing the protein MMVSTQSKLRFIVGAGVLSLLLIGSVTLEATRRAMHGGSEDPALRLAQALVIILMILAVVLAWLAYASLHDDLVKRAEVELALRASEAKFSGILEIAADAIISVDDRQRIIHYNSGAERIFGWTSAEALGRELSFLLPQRHRSTHAQHVQGFGGSSDRARQMGERRAIAGLRRDGSEFPAEASISKLVLASGERIYTVLLRDVTDRRQKEEAQRQLTHAVSVLGETLDVSATERSIVQLPLGWLGDGAMLVVFSGGQKMRRVPARPEGNPALEAALARLAERDIDMDSPSRVVDVLRRGEVEDVPEVTEEWLEAHSSDRDELDRQRAVGMRSLLLLPLVAREHVLGVLKIFRAEASRPFTEAEKEIAAELALRAAFALDNARLYETAQQATIARDHALGVVSHDLRNPISAIGMCARALLSATAADDTERRGLVTTIVDSTELTQRMIRDLLDVASIELGRLAVERRFVAVPAALERALELFRRDAAERGVALLLEPLPDLPGVLGDEERIVQVLANLLGNALRFTDRGGSVHVGARRSRHAVEISVRDTGAGIPPGELPRIFERYWTVRRNAPKGGTGLGLAIARGIVEAHGGRLWAESVVGKGSTFRFTVPVG; encoded by the coding sequence ATGATGGTCTCCACGCAATCCAAGCTCCGGTTCATCGTCGGCGCAGGCGTCCTCTCGCTGCTGCTCATCGGCAGCGTGACGCTCGAGGCCACGCGCCGCGCGATGCACGGCGGGTCCGAGGATCCGGCGCTGCGCCTGGCGCAGGCGCTGGTGATCATCCTGATGATCCTCGCGGTGGTGCTGGCCTGGCTGGCTTACGCCAGCCTGCACGACGACCTCGTGAAGCGCGCCGAGGTGGAGTTGGCGTTGCGCGCGTCGGAGGCCAAGTTCTCGGGCATCCTCGAGATCGCCGCCGACGCCATCATCTCGGTGGACGACCGGCAGCGCATCATCCACTACAACTCGGGCGCCGAGCGCATCTTCGGGTGGACCTCGGCGGAGGCGTTGGGCCGCGAGCTGTCGTTCCTGCTGCCGCAGCGGCACCGCAGCACGCACGCGCAGCACGTGCAGGGCTTCGGCGGGTCGTCCGACCGGGCCCGCCAGATGGGCGAGCGCCGCGCCATCGCAGGCTTGCGGCGGGACGGCTCGGAGTTTCCGGCCGAGGCTTCCATCTCCAAACTCGTTCTCGCGAGCGGCGAGCGCATCTACACCGTGCTGCTGCGGGACGTTACCGACCGGCGGCAGAAGGAAGAGGCGCAGCGACAACTGACGCACGCGGTCTCCGTGCTGGGCGAAACGCTCGACGTGAGCGCGACCGAGCGCTCGATTGTACAGTTGCCGTTGGGCTGGCTGGGTGATGGAGCGATGCTGGTGGTGTTCTCGGGCGGGCAGAAGATGCGTCGCGTGCCGGCGCGGCCGGAGGGGAACCCCGCGTTGGAGGCGGCGCTGGCCCGCTTGGCGGAACGCGACATCGATATGGACTCGCCGTCGCGGGTGGTCGACGTGTTGCGCCGTGGCGAGGTAGAGGACGTCCCCGAGGTCACCGAAGAATGGCTGGAGGCGCACAGCAGCGACCGCGACGAACTCGACCGGCAGCGCGCCGTGGGGATGCGCTCGTTGCTGCTGCTGCCGCTTGTGGCGCGCGAGCACGTGCTGGGCGTGCTCAAGATCTTCCGTGCAGAGGCGTCGCGTCCGTTCACGGAGGCGGAGAAGGAGATTGCGGCTGAGTTGGCGTTGCGTGCGGCGTTCGCGTTGGACAACGCCCGTCTCTACGAGACGGCGCAGCAGGCGACCATCGCGCGCGACCACGCCTTGGGCGTGGTGTCGCACGACCTGCGCAATCCGATCTCCGCGATCGGGATGTGCGCGCGCGCCTTGCTGAGCGCGACGGCGGCGGACGATACCGAGCGCCGCGGGCTCGTCACGACTATCGTGGATTCCACCGAGCTGACGCAGCGGATGATTCGGGACCTGCTCGACGTCGCGAGCATTGAGCTCGGCCGCCTGGCGGTGGAGCGGCGCTTCGTGGCCGTACCGGCCGCGCTGGAGCGGGCGCTGGAGCTGTTCCGCCGCGACGCCGCCGAGCGGGGCGTGGCACTGCTTCTCGAGCCGCTTCCCGACCTGCCCGGCGTGCTTGGCGACGAGGAGCGCATCGTCCAGGTGCTGGCGAACCTGCTCGGCAACGCCCTGCGCTTCACCGACCGCGGAGGCAGCGTACACGTCGGCGCACGTCGGAGCAGGCACGCGGTCGAGATCTCCGTGCGCGACACCGGCGCGGGGATTCCGCCCGGCGAGTTGCCACGGATCTTCGAGCGCTACTGGACGGTGCGGCGCAACGCGCCCAAGGGCGGCACCGGACTTGGGCTGGCAATCGCGCGCGGCATCGTCGAGGCGCACGGCGGACGCCTCTGGGCGGAGAGCGTGGTGGGCAAGGGCAGCACGTTCCGCTTCACCGTGCCGGTCGGCTGA